The following are from one region of the Carassius auratus strain Wakin chromosome 13, ASM336829v1, whole genome shotgun sequence genome:
- the LOC113112287 gene encoding CSC1-like protein 2 isoform X3: protein MRRHTSKMHYKEDDLVKRTLFINGITKYAEESQIKQHFEKAYENCLVLDARICYDVAKLMSLESERQNAAKSSNTDLMAREHMPTMINPKPCGHLCCCIITGCEQEEAVNYYTKLEAKLKDEYRKEREKVNTKPLGMAFVTFQNEAMTALILKDFNACQCHGCHCRREPKCSPFSGLLNTYNWTVTYAPDPLNVYWEHLSTGGLKWWLRCFIINCFLFLLLFFLTTPAIIISTMDKFNVTKPVEYLNNPIVTQFFPTLLLWCFSALLPTIVYYSAFFEAHWTRSEENRTTMHKCYTFLIFMVLLLPSLGLSSLDVFFRWLFDKKFLDEAKVRFECVFLPDNGAFFVNYVIASAFIGNAMDLLRIPYFLMYMIRLCLARSAAERRNVKKHQAYEFQFGAAYAWMMNVFTVVMTYSITCPIIVPFGLMYMLLKHLVDRYNMYYAYLPSKLDKKIHSGAVNQVVAAPILCLFWLLFFSTVRTGFVAPTSMFTFVVLIITIIICLSHVVFGHFKYLSAHNYKVDMDGVDNGRQPDSSPPVKSVQTYVAQVLQDPNTDETGSGEDEGQGLSQGEEGVNDGDFQSGEDSLIENEVHQ, encoded by the exons GAAAGCATATGAAAACTGTTTGGTTCTGGATGCTCGCATTTGTTATGATGTTGCCAAACTTATGTCCCTGGAGTCTGAAag gcAGAACGCAGCAAAAAGTTCTAACACCGACCTGATGGCCAGGGAGCACATGCCCACTATGATTAACCCCAAACCCTGCGGCCACCTCTGCTGCTGCATCATCACGGGCTGCGAGCAG GAAGAGGCTGTGAACTATTACACCAAGCTCGAGGCCAAACTGAAGGACGAATACAGAAAAGAACGAGAAAAAGTCAACACTAAACCTCTGGGAATGGCTTTTGTGACCTTCCAGAATGAAGCAATGACTGCCCT CATCCTGAAAGATTTTAACGCATGTCAGTGTCACGGCTGTCACTGTCGACGAGAGCCAAAGTGCTCCCCCTTCAGCGGCCTTCTCAACACATACAACTGGACGGTCACATATGCTCCAGATCCACTGAACGTTTACTG GGAGCATTTGTCCACTGGTGGCCTCAAGTGGTGGCTCCGCTGCTTTATCATCAACTGCTTTCTCTTCCTCTTGCTCTTCTTCCTCACCACCCCTGCCATCATCATCTCCACCATGGACAAGTTCAACGTCACCAAACCCGTGGAGTACCTGAAC AACCCCATCGTCACTCAGTTCTTCCCCACCCTGCTGTTGTGGTGCTTCTCGGCCCTTCTCCCCACAATCGTCTACTACTCTGCCTTCTTTGAGGCCCACTGGACACG ATCTGAAGAGAACAGAACAACCATGCACAAGTGCTACACCTTCCTCATCTTTATGGTTCTGCTGCTGCCGTCTCTAGGACTGAGCAG TCTGGATGTTTTTTTCCGCTGGCTCTTTGACAAGAAATTCCTTGACGAGGCAAAAGTCCGATTCGA GTGTGTCTTCCTTCCAGATAATGGAGCTTTCTTTGTGAACTATGTCATTGCATCTGCCTTCATTGGTAACGCCATGGACCTGTTGCGCATTCCTTATTTTCTTATGTACATGATCCGGCTGTGTCTGGCACGTTCAGCAGCCGAGAGGCGCAACGTGAAGAAG CATCAAGCTTATGAGTTCCAGTTTGGAGCTGCTTACGCCTGGAtgatgaatgtctttactgtggtCATGACCTACAGCATCACCTGTCCAATTATTGTGCCATTTG GACTGATGTACATGCTACTGAAGCACCTGGTGGACAGGTATAACATGTATTATGCATACCTGCCCTCCAAGCTGGATAAGAAAATCCACTCTGGAGCTGTCAACCAGGTGGTGGCAGCACCCATCCTCTGCCTCTTCTGGCTGCTCTTCTTCTCTACTGTCCGTACAG GTTTTGTTGCTCCAACATCGATGTTTACCTTTGTGGTTCtgatcatcaccatcatcatttgCCTCTCCCATGTCGTCTTCGGTCACTTCAAATACCTCAGTGCGCACAATTACAAG GTCGATATGGACGGTGTAGACAATGGACGACAACCAGATTCATCTCCACCTGTCAAGTCTGTT CAGACGTACGTCGCCCAAGTGCTACAGGACCCAAACACAGACGAGACAGGAAGCGGTGAGGACGAGGGGCAGGGGTTGTCACAGGGTGAGGAGGGGGTGAATGATGGTGATTTCCAATCAGGAGAGGACAGCCTTATTGAGAACGAGGTTCACCAGTGA
- the LOC113112287 gene encoding CSC1-like protein 2 isoform X1 encodes MAREHMPTMINPKPCGHLCCCIITGCEQEEAVNYYTKLEAKLKDEYRKEREKVNTKPLGMAFVTFQNEAMTALILKDFNACQCHGCHCRREPKCSPFSGLLNTYNWTVTYAPDPLNVYWEHLSTGGLKWWLRCFIINCFLFLLLFFLTTPAIIISTMDKFNVTKPVEYLNNPIVTQFFPTLLLWCFSALLPTIVYYSAFFEAHWTRSEENRTTMHKCYTFLIFMVLLLPSLGLSSLDVFFRWLFDKKFLDEAKVRFECVFLPDNGAFFVNYVIASAFIGNAMDLLRIPYFLMYMIRLCLARSAAERRNVKKHQAYEFQFGAAYAWMMNVFTVVMTYSITCPIIVPFGLMYMLLKHLVDRYNMYYAYLPSKLDKKIHSGAVNQVVAAPILCLFWLLFFSTVRTGFVAPTSMFTFVVLIITIIICLSHVVFGHFKYLSAHNYKVDMDGVDNGRQPDSSPPVKSVQTYVAQVLQDPNTDETGSGEDEGQGLSQGEEGVNDGDFQSGEDSLIENEVHQ; translated from the exons ATGGCCAGGGAGCACATGCCCACTATGATTAACCCCAAACCCTGCGGCCACCTCTGCTGCTGCATCATCACGGGCTGCGAGCAG GAAGAGGCTGTGAACTATTACACCAAGCTCGAGGCCAAACTGAAGGACGAATACAGAAAAGAACGAGAAAAAGTCAACACTAAACCTCTGGGAATGGCTTTTGTGACCTTCCAGAATGAAGCAATGACTGCCCT CATCCTGAAAGATTTTAACGCATGTCAGTGTCACGGCTGTCACTGTCGACGAGAGCCAAAGTGCTCCCCCTTCAGCGGCCTTCTCAACACATACAACTGGACGGTCACATATGCTCCAGATCCACTGAACGTTTACTG GGAGCATTTGTCCACTGGTGGCCTCAAGTGGTGGCTCCGCTGCTTTATCATCAACTGCTTTCTCTTCCTCTTGCTCTTCTTCCTCACCACCCCTGCCATCATCATCTCCACCATGGACAAGTTCAACGTCACCAAACCCGTGGAGTACCTGAAC AACCCCATCGTCACTCAGTTCTTCCCCACCCTGCTGTTGTGGTGCTTCTCGGCCCTTCTCCCCACAATCGTCTACTACTCTGCCTTCTTTGAGGCCCACTGGACACG ATCTGAAGAGAACAGAACAACCATGCACAAGTGCTACACCTTCCTCATCTTTATGGTTCTGCTGCTGCCGTCTCTAGGACTGAGCAG TCTGGATGTTTTTTTCCGCTGGCTCTTTGACAAGAAATTCCTTGACGAGGCAAAAGTCCGATTCGA GTGTGTCTTCCTTCCAGATAATGGAGCTTTCTTTGTGAACTATGTCATTGCATCTGCCTTCATTGGTAACGCCATGGACCTGTTGCGCATTCCTTATTTTCTTATGTACATGATCCGGCTGTGTCTGGCACGTTCAGCAGCCGAGAGGCGCAACGTGAAGAAG CATCAAGCTTATGAGTTCCAGTTTGGAGCTGCTTACGCCTGGAtgatgaatgtctttactgtggtCATGACCTACAGCATCACCTGTCCAATTATTGTGCCATTTG GACTGATGTACATGCTACTGAAGCACCTGGTGGACAGGTATAACATGTATTATGCATACCTGCCCTCCAAGCTGGATAAGAAAATCCACTCTGGAGCTGTCAACCAGGTGGTGGCAGCACCCATCCTCTGCCTCTTCTGGCTGCTCTTCTTCTCTACTGTCCGTACAG GTTTTGTTGCTCCAACATCGATGTTTACCTTTGTGGTTCtgatcatcaccatcatcatttgCCTCTCCCATGTCGTCTTCGGTCACTTCAAATACCTCAGTGCGCACAATTACAAG GTCGATATGGACGGTGTAGACAATGGACGACAACCAGATTCATCTCCACCTGTCAAGTCTGTT CAGACGTACGTCGCCCAAGTGCTACAGGACCCAAACACAGACGAGACAGGAAGCGGTGAGGACGAGGGGCAGGGGTTGTCACAGGGTGAGGAGGGGGTGAATGATGGTGATTTCCAATCAGGAGAGGACAGCCTTATTGAGAACGAGGTTCACCAGTGA
- the LOC113112287 gene encoding CSC1-like protein 2 isoform X2 — protein sequence MAREHMPTMINPKPCGHLCCCIITGCEQEEAVNYYTKLEAKLKDEYRKEREKVNTKPLGMAFVTFQNEAMTALILKDFNACQCHGCHCRREPKCSPFSGLLNTYNWTVTYAPDPLNVYWEHLSTGGLKWWLRCFIINCFLFLLLFFLTTPAIIISTMDKFNVTKPVEYLNNPIVTQFFPTLLLWCFSALLPTIVYYSAFFEAHWTRSEENRTTMHKCYTFLIFMVLLLPSLGLSSLDVFFRWLFDKKFLDEAKVRFECVFLPDNGAFFVNYVIASAFIGNAMDLLRIPYFLMYMIRLCLARSAAERRNVKKHQAYEFQFGAAYAWMMNVFTVVMTYSITCPIIVPFGLMYMLLKHLVDRYNMYYAYLPSKLDKKIHSGAVNQVVAAPILCLFWLLFFSTVRTGFVAPTSMFTFVVLIITIIICLSHVVFGHFKYLSAHNYKVDMDGVDNGRQPDSSPPVKSVTYVAQVLQDPNTDETGSGEDEGQGLSQGEEGVNDGDFQSGEDSLIENEVHQ from the exons ATGGCCAGGGAGCACATGCCCACTATGATTAACCCCAAACCCTGCGGCCACCTCTGCTGCTGCATCATCACGGGCTGCGAGCAG GAAGAGGCTGTGAACTATTACACCAAGCTCGAGGCCAAACTGAAGGACGAATACAGAAAAGAACGAGAAAAAGTCAACACTAAACCTCTGGGAATGGCTTTTGTGACCTTCCAGAATGAAGCAATGACTGCCCT CATCCTGAAAGATTTTAACGCATGTCAGTGTCACGGCTGTCACTGTCGACGAGAGCCAAAGTGCTCCCCCTTCAGCGGCCTTCTCAACACATACAACTGGACGGTCACATATGCTCCAGATCCACTGAACGTTTACTG GGAGCATTTGTCCACTGGTGGCCTCAAGTGGTGGCTCCGCTGCTTTATCATCAACTGCTTTCTCTTCCTCTTGCTCTTCTTCCTCACCACCCCTGCCATCATCATCTCCACCATGGACAAGTTCAACGTCACCAAACCCGTGGAGTACCTGAAC AACCCCATCGTCACTCAGTTCTTCCCCACCCTGCTGTTGTGGTGCTTCTCGGCCCTTCTCCCCACAATCGTCTACTACTCTGCCTTCTTTGAGGCCCACTGGACACG ATCTGAAGAGAACAGAACAACCATGCACAAGTGCTACACCTTCCTCATCTTTATGGTTCTGCTGCTGCCGTCTCTAGGACTGAGCAG TCTGGATGTTTTTTTCCGCTGGCTCTTTGACAAGAAATTCCTTGACGAGGCAAAAGTCCGATTCGA GTGTGTCTTCCTTCCAGATAATGGAGCTTTCTTTGTGAACTATGTCATTGCATCTGCCTTCATTGGTAACGCCATGGACCTGTTGCGCATTCCTTATTTTCTTATGTACATGATCCGGCTGTGTCTGGCACGTTCAGCAGCCGAGAGGCGCAACGTGAAGAAG CATCAAGCTTATGAGTTCCAGTTTGGAGCTGCTTACGCCTGGAtgatgaatgtctttactgtggtCATGACCTACAGCATCACCTGTCCAATTATTGTGCCATTTG GACTGATGTACATGCTACTGAAGCACCTGGTGGACAGGTATAACATGTATTATGCATACCTGCCCTCCAAGCTGGATAAGAAAATCCACTCTGGAGCTGTCAACCAGGTGGTGGCAGCACCCATCCTCTGCCTCTTCTGGCTGCTCTTCTTCTCTACTGTCCGTACAG GTTTTGTTGCTCCAACATCGATGTTTACCTTTGTGGTTCtgatcatcaccatcatcatttgCCTCTCCCATGTCGTCTTCGGTCACTTCAAATACCTCAGTGCGCACAATTACAAG GTCGATATGGACGGTGTAGACAATGGACGACAACCAGATTCATCTCCACCTGTCAAGTCTGTT ACGTACGTCGCCCAAGTGCTACAGGACCCAAACACAGACGAGACAGGAAGCGGTGAGGACGAGGGGCAGGGGTTGTCACAGGGTGAGGAGGGGGTGAATGATGGTGATTTCCAATCAGGAGAGGACAGCCTTATTGAGAACGAGGTTCACCAGTGA
- the LOC113112289 gene encoding zinc transporter ZIP9-B-like isoform X2 has protein sequence MDGAWAVILISLAMFVGCLVLGIIPLLINLSEKLQLVTVLGAGLLCGTALSIIIPEGVELIQESWKDQYCSAMGENQNISEINSTLHLAAKKGLRPQFFIGVSLVLGFTLMFVVDQIANYCSMQEPRARMYSGNSVTATLGLLIHAAADGVALGAAAASSQVSVQVVVFFAVILHKAPAAFGLVSFLMHAGLERKTIQKHLLAFSAAAPLMAISTYFILSASNGSSQKRLSTTGIGMLFSAGTFLYVATVHVLPEINSRGLQRSTHPHHHTGSGAHQQQSGLSITESLTLILGTALPVLLALGLPDD, from the exons ATGGACGGAGCTTGGGCTGTTATTCTCATATCTCTCGCTATGTTCGTGGGATGTTTGGTGCTCGGGATTATTCCACTATTAATCAATTTATCAGAG AAACTGCAGCTGGTTACTGTACTGGGGGCGGGGCTTCTGTGTGGCACTGCTCTGTCAATCATCATCCCAGAGGGGGTGGAGCTAATCCAGGAGTCATGGAAAG ACCAGTATTGCTCCGCTATGGGAGAGAATCAAAATATCTCTGAAATAAATTCAACACTTCATCTTGCCGCAAAGAAGGGTCTGCGTCCTCAGTTCTTCATTGGAGTCTCTCTCGTCTTGGGCTTTACGCTCATGTTTGTGGTGGACCAGATTGCCAACTACTGCTCTATGCAAG AGCCCCGAGCGCGCATGTACAGTGGCAACAGTGTTACTGCCACCCTGGGTCTGCTGATTCACGCCGCAG CTGATGGTGTTGCTCTGGGTGCAGCTGCGGCCTCATCACAGGTGTCCGTGCAGGTTGTCGTGTTTTTTGCTGTCATTTTGCATAAG GCTCCAGCAGCGTTTGGTCTTGTGTCTTTCCTCATGCATGCAGGTCTGGAGAGGAAGACTATTCAGAAGCATTTACTGGCATTTTCTGCTGCTGCGCCGCTGATGGCTATCAGCACCTACTTCATCCTGAGTGCA TCTAATGGCTCTTCTCAGAAGCGCCTGAGCACTACAGGCATTGGCATGCTGTTCTCTGCTGGGACTTTCTTATATGTGGCCACGGTTCATGTTCTGCCAGAAATCAACAGCAGAGGGCTTCAGCGCTCCACTCACCCTCACCATCACACAGGAAGCGGAGCCCACCAGCAGCAGAGTGGTCTGAGCATCACAGAGAGCCTGACTCTCATCCTGGGGACTGCACTTCCTGTTCTGCTGGCCCTGGGACTGCCAGACGATTAA
- the LOC113112289 gene encoding zinc transporter ZIP9-B-like isoform X1, protein MDGAWAVILISLAMFVGCLVLGIIPLLINLSEQKLQLVTVLGAGLLCGTALSIIIPEGVELIQESWKDQYCSAMGENQNISEINSTLHLAAKKGLRPQFFIGVSLVLGFTLMFVVDQIANYCSMQEPRARMYSGNSVTATLGLLIHAAADGVALGAAAASSQVSVQVVVFFAVILHKAPAAFGLVSFLMHAGLERKTIQKHLLAFSAAAPLMAISTYFILSASNGSSQKRLSTTGIGMLFSAGTFLYVATVHVLPEINSRGLQRSTHPHHHTGSGAHQQQSGLSITESLTLILGTALPVLLALGLPDD, encoded by the exons ATGGACGGAGCTTGGGCTGTTATTCTCATATCTCTCGCTATGTTCGTGGGATGTTTGGTGCTCGGGATTATTCCACTATTAATCAATTTATCAGAG CAGAAACTGCAGCTGGTTACTGTACTGGGGGCGGGGCTTCTGTGTGGCACTGCTCTGTCAATCATCATCCCAGAGGGGGTGGAGCTAATCCAGGAGTCATGGAAAG ACCAGTATTGCTCCGCTATGGGAGAGAATCAAAATATCTCTGAAATAAATTCAACACTTCATCTTGCCGCAAAGAAGGGTCTGCGTCCTCAGTTCTTCATTGGAGTCTCTCTCGTCTTGGGCTTTACGCTCATGTTTGTGGTGGACCAGATTGCCAACTACTGCTCTATGCAAG AGCCCCGAGCGCGCATGTACAGTGGCAACAGTGTTACTGCCACCCTGGGTCTGCTGATTCACGCCGCAG CTGATGGTGTTGCTCTGGGTGCAGCTGCGGCCTCATCACAGGTGTCCGTGCAGGTTGTCGTGTTTTTTGCTGTCATTTTGCATAAG GCTCCAGCAGCGTTTGGTCTTGTGTCTTTCCTCATGCATGCAGGTCTGGAGAGGAAGACTATTCAGAAGCATTTACTGGCATTTTCTGCTGCTGCGCCGCTGATGGCTATCAGCACCTACTTCATCCTGAGTGCA TCTAATGGCTCTTCTCAGAAGCGCCTGAGCACTACAGGCATTGGCATGCTGTTCTCTGCTGGGACTTTCTTATATGTGGCCACGGTTCATGTTCTGCCAGAAATCAACAGCAGAGGGCTTCAGCGCTCCACTCACCCTCACCATCACACAGGAAGCGGAGCCCACCAGCAGCAGAGTGGTCTGAGCATCACAGAGAGCCTGACTCTCATCCTGGGGACTGCACTTCCTGTTCTGCTGGCCCTGGGACTGCCAGACGATTAA